A window of Haliscomenobacter hydrossis DSM 1100 contains these coding sequences:
- a CDS encoding DUF3089 domain-containing protein, translating into MTLNYLACTPQREALVSNSSVPAAPDYAQTATWAALPDQTDAADVVPKGMEDRQKDGEVDVFFVHPTIYTQQREDGEPWNADVQNAKMNKKVDDSAIRFQSSIFNGVGRVYAPRYRQAHISAYWLKEPELQKRVFDLAYSDVRRAFQYYLDNYNGGRPIIIASHSQGTTHTRRLLKEFFDSTNLRNRLVVAYLVGMPVEKNYLENIPPCDRPEQTGCFCSWRTYLRGHYPEIHEKGNNIVSTNPLNWSTDTLYASRELNKGAVLRSFNKVIPKVCDAQVYDGLLWVNKPKFPGSFLYNNPNYHIGDFNLFYANVRENALARVGYFWKR; encoded by the coding sequence TTGACGCTTAACTACCTTGCCTGCACTCCCCAGCGCGAAGCCCTGGTCAGCAATTCCTCGGTTCCTGCTGCACCAGACTATGCACAGACTGCTACCTGGGCAGCCCTCCCTGATCAGACAGATGCCGCCGACGTTGTCCCCAAAGGGATGGAAGATCGCCAAAAAGACGGCGAAGTAGATGTGTTTTTTGTACACCCCACCATTTATACTCAGCAGCGGGAAGATGGAGAACCCTGGAATGCCGATGTACAGAACGCAAAAATGAACAAAAAGGTGGACGACAGTGCCATCCGTTTTCAGTCGAGCATTTTTAATGGCGTTGGCCGGGTATACGCGCCACGTTACCGCCAGGCGCACATCAGCGCATATTGGCTTAAAGAACCCGAACTGCAAAAACGGGTTTTTGACCTGGCTTACAGCGATGTGCGCCGGGCTTTCCAATATTATCTGGACAACTACAATGGGGGGCGCCCCATCATCATTGCATCACATAGCCAAGGGACTACCCATACCCGACGATTGCTCAAGGAGTTTTTTGACAGCACCAACCTGCGCAATCGCCTGGTAGTGGCCTATTTGGTGGGCATGCCGGTGGAAAAGAATTACCTGGAAAACATCCCTCCCTGCGATCGTCCCGAACAAACTGGCTGCTTTTGTTCCTGGCGTACTTACTTGCGGGGACACTACCCCGAGATTCACGAAAAGGGAAACAATATTGTCAGTACAAATCCGTTAAACTGGTCAACTGATACCCTCTATGCCTCCCGTGAACTGAACAAAGGCGCGGTTTTGCGCAGTTTCAACAAAGTTATCCCAAAAGTATGCGACGCTCAGGTCTACGATGGATTGTTATGGGTCAACAAACCCAAATTTCCGGGTAGCTTCCTTTACAACAATCCCAACTACCATATTGGAGATTTTAATCTCTTTTATGCCAATGTTCGGGAGAATGCGCTGGCTCGAGTGGGGTATTTTTGGAAAAGATGA
- a CDS encoding DUF5615 family PIN-like protein: MKILFDANLSYRLVKKLAEIYPECLHVNRTGLPIPAIDRDIWDWGEKNDCIIVTNDEDFLNLSIQLGAPPKVVLLQIGNQSTTQIARILTERFEDIKALYLAEDYHVLEIF, encoded by the coding sequence ATGAAGATACTATTTGATGCAAATCTATCTTACCGTTTGGTAAAAAAGCTTGCCGAAATCTATCCAGAATGTCTGCACGTTAATCGCACAGGACTCCCAATTCCAGCAATTGATAGAGATATTTGGGATTGGGGAGAGAAAAATGACTGTATCATCGTTACAAATGATGAGGACTTCTTAAACCTGAGCATCCAACTAGGTGCCCCGCCCAAAGTTGTTTTACTTCAAATCGGCAATCAATCTACAACTCAAATAGCGCGGATTCTTACTGAACGTTTTGAAGACATTAAAGCACTGTATTTAGCGGAGGATTACCATGTTTTGGAGATTTTTTAA
- a CDS encoding DUF433 domain-containing protein, protein MSNFQVLISIDPTIRFGKPCIIGTRIAVVDILMWLASGMSFDEIIEDFPELDMSKIQAALAFAAQRERFVKMIAAA, encoded by the coding sequence ATGTCAAATTTCCAAGTTTTAATATCAATTGACCCAACGATTAGATTTGGGAAACCATGTATCATTGGTACAAGAATAGCAGTGGTAGATATCCTCATGTGGTTGGCCTCAGGAATGAGTTTTGATGAGATTATTGAGGACTTTCCCGAGTTGGATATGAGTAAAATTCAAGCTGCATTGGCTTTTGCTGCACAAAGGGAAAGATTTGTCAAAATGATTGCAGCTGCTTAA
- a CDS encoding ABC transporter ATP-binding protein — protein sequence MAQAKPYQGVLIASAIMAIVLAPLGTLRPWLVQVMVDEHIFKLDIKGLGTMALIFLVSLLFHAFLQYVFQYATSWLGQCVVRDLRVGIFQHITSLRLRYFDRTPVGNSITRTISDMETINTVFSQGVITMIADILTLVFVLGIMFYTSWKLTLACLLTLPFLMATSYFFQKNVKRSFQDVRTQVARMNSFLQERITGMRIVQIFNAEQQEGAKFREVNRDYTKANLDSVFYYAVFYAVVEIIAAATLGLMIWWGARGVIADEVTMGSLVAFPIYLNMLFNPIRTLADRFNTLQMGLVAADRVFALLDDPENLEQNGSFKPDKLQGEVDFDRVWFAYNEEDFVLKDVSFHINPGETLAIVGATGSGKSTIINILNRFYDIQKGAIKVDGVDIREYDLFALRRRVALVLQDVFLFAGTVLENITLRDDTITREQVINAAKMIGAHAFIERLPGGYDYQVMERGATLSMGQRQLISFVRALVFEPDILILDEATSSIDPESESVIQFAIETMIAKRTSIIIAHRLSTIRHADNILVLHKGEVQEYGPHEELLRNENGHYKQLYEMQFLQVGVLEE from the coding sequence ATGGCTCAGGCCAAACCCTACCAGGGCGTGTTAATTGCTTCAGCCATCATGGCGATAGTGCTGGCGCCGCTGGGTACCTTGCGCCCCTGGCTGGTGCAGGTCATGGTGGATGAACACATTTTTAAGCTCGATATTAAAGGGCTGGGAACGATGGCGTTGATTTTTTTGGTATCCTTGCTTTTTCACGCCTTCTTGCAATACGTGTTTCAATATGCCACCAGTTGGTTGGGGCAGTGTGTAGTGCGCGACCTCCGGGTAGGCATTTTTCAGCACATCACCAGTTTGCGCTTGCGCTACTTTGATCGCACTCCCGTGGGTAACTCGATCACCCGTACCATCAGCGATATGGAAACCATCAATACGGTGTTTTCACAAGGAGTGATCACCATGATTGCCGATATCCTGACCCTGGTATTCGTTTTGGGGATCATGTTTTACACGAGTTGGAAATTGACCCTGGCTTGTTTGCTCACCTTGCCTTTTTTGATGGCTACGAGTTATTTTTTCCAAAAAAATGTAAAACGTTCTTTTCAGGATGTACGCACCCAGGTGGCGCGGATGAATTCTTTTTTACAAGAACGCATTACGGGCATGCGCATCGTGCAAATTTTCAATGCTGAACAACAGGAAGGGGCTAAATTCCGCGAGGTCAACCGCGATTATACCAAGGCCAACCTCGATTCGGTATTTTATTACGCCGTGTTTTATGCCGTGGTGGAAATTATTGCTGCTGCTACCCTTGGCCTGATGATTTGGTGGGGCGCACGTGGCGTCATTGCCGACGAAGTCACGATGGGTTCCCTGGTGGCTTTCCCCATTTACCTCAATATGCTTTTCAACCCGATCCGCACCCTGGCCGATCGTTTCAATACCCTGCAAATGGGTTTGGTTGCCGCCGACCGGGTTTTTGCGCTACTGGATGATCCAGAAAATTTGGAACAAAACGGCAGTTTTAAACCCGATAAACTTCAAGGCGAGGTCGACTTTGACCGGGTATGGTTTGCCTACAACGAAGAGGATTTCGTGTTGAAAGATGTCAGTTTTCACATCAATCCGGGCGAGACGCTGGCTATTGTGGGGGCTACAGGCTCCGGTAAATCGACCATCATCAATATCCTCAATCGCTTTTACGACATTCAAAAAGGGGCTATAAAAGTAGACGGGGTCGACATTCGCGAGTACGATTTGTTCGCCCTGCGCCGCAGGGTAGCGCTGGTTTTGCAGGATGTATTCCTCTTTGCAGGAACCGTGCTCGAAAACATCACCCTGCGCGACGATACCATCACCCGCGAACAGGTCATCAACGCGGCCAAAATGATCGGTGCCCACGCATTCATCGAAAGGCTACCGGGAGGTTACGATTATCAGGTGATGGAACGGGGGGCAACGTTGTCGATGGGGCAACGGCAGTTGATTTCCTTTGTACGCGCCCTGGTTTTTGAACCAGATATTTTGATCCTGGATGAAGCAACGTCTTCCATTGACCCCGAATCGGAATCGGTGATTCAATTTGCCATTGAAACCATGATCGCCAAACGCACCTCGATCATCATTGCCCACCGCCTCTCAACCATTCGGCACGCTGACAATATCCTGGTGCTGCACAAAGGCGAAGTCCAGGAGTACGGCCCACACGAGGAGTTGCTGCGCAATGAAAACGGGCATTACAAACAGTTGTACGAGATGCAGTTTTTGCAGGTTGGAGTGCTGGAGGAATAA